In a genomic window of Carboxydothermus pertinax:
- a CDS encoding GntR family transcriptional regulator — protein MLRKVDKHSGIPAYIQIGNMIKAEIILGNLPQGAQLPPVRDLQYIFDVNINTVLKALDKLKNEGFIEAEQGVGYFVKKDISVDDEIIKTIKDCIQKIKVLGIDFYTTMLIFEEVWKNESSPDA, from the coding sequence ATGTTAAGAAAGGTTGATAAACACAGCGGTATCCCGGCATATATCCAAATTGGCAACATGATCAAAGCAGAGATAATTCTGGGCAATCTCCCCCAGGGGGCCCAGCTCCCACCGGTGAGGGATTTGCAATATATCTTTGATGTAAACATCAATACCGTGCTAAAAGCCTTAGACAAACTTAAAAACGAAGGCTTTATCGAGGCCGAACAGGGAGTGGGGTATTTTGTCAAAAAGGATATCAGCGTTGATGATGAAATTATTAAGACTATAAAGGATTGCATCCAAAAAATAAAAGTTTTAGGAATCGATTTTTATACCACCATGTTAATCTTTGAGGAGGTATGGAAAAATGAAAGCTCCCCTGATGCCTGA